One Streptomyces sp. V4I8 genomic window carries:
- a CDS encoding family 43 glycosylhydrolase: MSHPPLRKRRRSLLLCVLAALVALVATTQPASAADGRPYTNPLKSSKGADPWLQYHDGNYYLITTTFTGILGIRKSPTLAGLATAPNVQVYSDATSTRNTNFWAPEMHLFNGHWYVYYSAGQAGVACCDSQRTHVLESAGTDPMGPYTYKGSLTGSNLTPGGWLIDASVLQADNKLYLLGSGFINGSTQSLVIAPLSNPYTLASSTFTVISSPTLDWERSGSPVNEGPEPLYRNGRTFLTYSASSCQTADYKLGQLELTGSDPLNPASWTKKQTPVFQRSDANSVYGPGHNGFFTSPDGTENWIVYHANSASNGGCGNGRTTRAQEFTWNADGTPNFGTPVALGTTLPGPSGETAATPTSYTLVNRNSGKCLDVNGGNTADGTNIFQWSCTGGANQKWKVEDLGDDTNRLVNVATGEVMDTAECSATDGADIRQWSWLNNKCQRYRLVLTASGDYVRIVNESTGKVADVADCGTANGADVRQWTWLNNNCQQWKLVPTT; the protein is encoded by the coding sequence ATGTCTCACCCGCCGCTCAGGAAACGCCGCAGATCACTGCTCCTGTGCGTGCTCGCCGCGTTGGTGGCCCTGGTGGCGACCACCCAGCCGGCGTCGGCAGCGGACGGCCGCCCGTACACGAACCCGCTGAAGTCGTCCAAGGGCGCCGACCCCTGGCTCCAGTACCACGACGGCAACTACTACCTGATCACCACGACGTTCACCGGCATCCTCGGCATCCGCAAGTCGCCGACCCTGGCGGGCCTGGCCACCGCGCCCAACGTGCAGGTGTACTCGGACGCCACGTCCACCCGGAACACCAACTTCTGGGCGCCGGAGATGCACCTCTTCAACGGCCACTGGTACGTGTACTACTCGGCCGGCCAGGCGGGCGTCGCCTGCTGCGACTCACAGCGCACGCACGTCCTGGAGAGCGCCGGCACCGACCCCATGGGCCCGTACACCTACAAGGGTTCGCTCACTGGGTCCAACCTCACGCCGGGCGGCTGGCTGATCGACGCGAGTGTGCTACAGGCCGACAACAAGCTGTACCTGCTGGGCAGCGGGTTCATCAACGGCAGTACGCAGAGCCTGGTCATCGCACCGCTGAGCAATCCGTACACCCTCGCCAGCAGCACCTTCACGGTCATCTCCAGTCCGACTCTGGACTGGGAGCGCTCCGGCAGCCCGGTCAACGAGGGCCCCGAGCCGCTCTACCGCAACGGCCGCACCTTCCTGACGTACTCCGCGAGTTCCTGCCAGACCGCCGACTACAAGCTCGGCCAACTGGAGCTGACCGGCTCCGACCCGCTGAACCCGGCGTCCTGGACGAAGAAGCAGACCCCCGTCTTCCAGCGCAGTGACGCGAACAGCGTCTACGGCCCCGGCCACAACGGCTTCTTCACCTCGCCCGACGGCACCGAGAACTGGATCGTCTACCACGCCAACTCCGCGTCCAACGGCGGCTGCGGCAACGGACGCACCACCCGCGCCCAGGAGTTCACCTGGAACGCCGACGGCACCCCGAACTTCGGCACCCCCGTCGCCCTCGGCACCACACTGCCCGGCCCGTCCGGCGAGACGGCGGCGACGCCCACGTCGTACACCCTCGTCAACCGCAACAGCGGCAAGTGCCTGGACGTCAACGGCGGCAACACCGCCGACGGCACCAACATCTTCCAGTGGAGCTGCACCGGCGGCGCCAACCAGAAGTGGAAGGTCGAGGACCTCGGCGACGACACCAACCGGCTGGTCAACGTCGCCACCGGCGAGGTGATGGACACCGCCGAGTGCTCCGCCACCGACGGCGCCGACATCCGGCAGTGGTCCTGGCTGAACAACAAGTGCCAGCGCTACCGGCTCGTCCTCACCGCGAGCGGCGACTACGTCCGGATCGTCAACGAGTCCACCGGCAAGGTCGCCGACGTGGCCGACTGCGGTACGGCGAACGGCGCCGACGTACGCCAGTGGACGTGGCTGAACAACAACTGCCAGCAGTGGAAGCTCGTCCCCACCACCTGA
- a CDS encoding flavin monoamine oxidase family protein, with amino-acid sequence MDHHRAPTGSTPFSRRQFTTVSATTAALAALTPTAAAAAPAAPADPHQAPHRPRSTADWDTCLAVARALLVVDEHDRPLVPTYRKILDSGLPRAKTKTAKRVLVVGAGPAGLLAAWLLKRAGHRVTLVEANGNRVGGRIKTFRTGGHEQAAQVFADPAQYAEAGAMRIPGSHPLVMQLIDQLGVRRRRFHLVDVDAEGKPVNNAWLHVNGVRVRRSEYAKAPRRINRSFGVPREHWDTPSSTILRRALDPVRDEFSTVGPDGKRVDKPMPERVKGWARVVQKYGDWSMYRFLTEEAGFDERTIDLIGTLENLTSRLPLSFIHSFISQSLISPDTAFWELVGGTATLPDALLKEVADVLRLDRRATHIEYWAPGRPGADDTSHVSAKGPHVWIDTVSEGRGGKVVREQFTADLAIVTVPFSGLRQVQISPLMSYKKRRAVAELHYDSATKVLLEFGLRWWEFTEADWKRELDAVRPGLYDDYRKGKAPADGSLLGAHPSVPDGHISDAQRAHYAANRWATRDQPEAAHIIGGGSVSDNSNRFMINPSHPVDGSKGGVVLASYSWADDASRWDSLDEDARYPHALRGLQQVYGQRVEVFYTGAGRTQSWLRDPYAYGEASVLLPGQHTELLEAIRTSEGPLYFAGDHTSVKPSWIEGALESGVRAALEAHGG; translated from the coding sequence ATGGACCATCACCGCGCGCCCACCGGCTCAACTCCCTTCTCCCGTAGGCAGTTCACGACCGTGTCCGCCACGACGGCCGCCCTGGCCGCGTTGACCCCGACCGCGGCCGCCGCCGCACCTGCCGCACCCGCCGACCCCCACCAAGCCCCCCACCGGCCGCGCTCCACCGCCGACTGGGACACCTGCCTCGCGGTCGCCCGCGCCCTGCTGGTGGTCGACGAGCACGACCGGCCGCTCGTACCGACGTACCGGAAGATCCTCGACTCCGGGCTGCCGCGGGCGAAGACGAAGACCGCGAAGAGAGTCCTCGTCGTCGGTGCCGGGCCCGCCGGTCTGCTCGCCGCCTGGCTGCTGAAGCGGGCCGGGCACCGGGTCACGCTCGTCGAGGCCAACGGCAACCGCGTCGGCGGCCGCATCAAGACCTTCCGCACCGGCGGTCACGAACAGGCGGCCCAGGTGTTCGCCGACCCCGCGCAGTACGCGGAGGCCGGCGCCATGCGCATCCCCGGCAGCCATCCGCTGGTGATGCAGCTGATCGACCAACTCGGCGTCAGACGCCGCCGGTTCCACCTCGTCGACGTCGACGCCGAGGGCAAGCCCGTCAACAACGCCTGGCTGCACGTCAACGGCGTCCGCGTCCGCCGCTCCGAGTACGCGAAGGCGCCCCGCAGGATCAACCGCTCCTTCGGCGTCCCCCGCGAGCACTGGGACACCCCCTCCTCGACCATCCTGCGCCGCGCCCTGGACCCCGTACGCGACGAGTTCAGCACCGTCGGCCCGGACGGCAAGCGGGTCGACAAGCCGATGCCCGAGCGGGTCAAGGGCTGGGCGCGGGTCGTGCAGAAGTACGGCGACTGGTCGATGTACCGCTTCCTGACCGAGGAGGCGGGCTTCGACGAGCGGACCATCGACCTGATCGGCACCCTGGAGAACCTCACCTCACGGCTGCCGCTCTCCTTCATCCACAGCTTCATCAGCCAGTCGCTGATCAGCCCGGACACCGCGTTCTGGGAGCTGGTCGGCGGCACGGCGACCCTTCCGGACGCGCTGCTGAAGGAAGTCGCCGACGTCCTGCGCCTGGACCGGCGCGCGACCCACATCGAGTACTGGGCCCCCGGCCGGCCCGGCGCCGACGACACCTCCCACGTCAGCGCCAAGGGCCCGCACGTCTGGATCGACACGGTCTCCGAGGGACGCGGCGGCAAGGTCGTGCGCGAGCAGTTCACCGCTGACCTCGCGATCGTCACCGTGCCCTTCTCGGGGCTGCGGCAGGTGCAGATCAGCCCGCTGATGTCGTACAAGAAGCGGCGCGCGGTGGCCGAGCTGCACTACGACAGCGCGACCAAGGTGCTGCTCGAGTTCGGCCTGCGCTGGTGGGAGTTCACCGAGGCCGACTGGAAGCGGGAGCTCGACGCCGTACGCCCCGGGCTCTACGACGACTACCGCAAGGGCAAGGCACCCGCCGACGGCAGCCTGCTCGGCGCCCACCCCTCCGTCCCGGACGGCCACATCAGCGACGCCCAACGTGCCCACTACGCCGCCAACCGCTGGGCCACCCGCGACCAGCCTGAGGCGGCGCACATCATCGGCGGCGGGTCGGTCTCCGACAACTCCAACCGCTTCATGATCAACCCCTCCCACCCGGTCGACGGCAGCAAGGGCGGCGTCGTCCTCGCCTCCTACAGCTGGGCCGACGACGCCTCCCGCTGGGACTCCCTCGACGAGGACGCCCGCTACCCGCACGCGCTGCGGGGCCTGCAACAGGTCTACGGCCAGCGCGTCGAGGTCTTCTACACCGGCGCCGGGCGCACCCAGAGCTGGCTGCGCGACCCGTACGCGTACGGCGAGGCGTCCGTGCTCCTGCCCGGCCAGCACACGGAGCTGCTGGAAGCCATCCGCACCTCCGAGGGGCCGCTGTACTTCGCCGGGGACCACACCTCGGTGAAGCCGTCGTGGATCGAGGGCGCCCTGGAGTCGGGCGTGCGGGCGGCGCTGGAGGCACACGGGGGCTGA